In Chryseobacterium gleum, a single genomic region encodes these proteins:
- the pheA gene encoding prephenate dehydratase, whose protein sequence is MKIAFLGPHASFTQLAAAQLFPDDELLPQASILDCFNAVENGEAVKAVVPLENSIEGTVSMTLDYLYKTPSIKIEAEAVMPIAHHLMIHPENSIENIERIYSHPQALAQSFHFLDTHYKEIPKQDFSSTAAAAKFVSENPDTPIAAVANQFAANLYGLKIINRNIQDFEQNHTRFIIISKQQNKYQNVQLETLGEKSGMLITLPEDHPGGLHQVLSVFAWRKMNLSKIESRTLKTGLGNYFFFINVEGPWQEVLHGNALQELESINVNVDFLGNYKEFLLES, encoded by the coding sequence ATGAAGATTGCTTTTTTGGGACCTCATGCCAGTTTTACACAGCTTGCCGCTGCTCAGCTTTTTCCTGATGACGAATTGTTGCCACAAGCCAGCATTCTGGATTGTTTCAATGCCGTTGAAAACGGAGAAGCCGTAAAGGCAGTAGTGCCATTGGAAAACTCTATTGAAGGAACCGTATCTATGACGCTGGATTATTTATATAAGACCCCGTCTATTAAAATTGAGGCAGAAGCAGTAATGCCGATTGCCCATCATCTGATGATTCATCCGGAAAATTCCATTGAGAATATCGAAAGAATATATTCGCACCCACAAGCCCTGGCACAGAGCTTTCATTTTCTGGATACTCATTATAAGGAAATTCCTAAACAGGACTTTTCATCTACCGCAGCAGCGGCTAAATTTGTTTCGGAAAATCCAGACACTCCTATTGCGGCAGTTGCTAATCAGTTTGCAGCTAATTTGTATGGCTTGAAAATTATCAACCGTAATATTCAGGATTTTGAACAGAATCATACCCGGTTCATCATTATTTCCAAACAGCAAAACAAATATCAGAATGTTCAGCTGGAAACTTTGGGCGAAAAATCCGGCATGCTGATTACTCTTCCGGAGGATCACCCCGGCGGGCTTCATCAGGTTTTATCAGTGTTTGCATGGAGAAAGATGAACCTGAGCAAAATTGAGTCCAGAACGTTAAAGACAGGTTTAGGAAATTATTTCTTTTTTATCAATGTTGAAGGTCCGTGGCAGGAAGTTTTACATGGGAACGCACTGCAGGAGCTTGAATCAATCAATGTCAACGTTGATTTTCTTGGAAATTACAAAGAATTTCTTCTGGAAAGCTAG